Genomic segment of Burkholderiales bacterium:
GCTGACCGATCTGGACCGCTTCATCAGACGGCTGCCCGCCTGGCAATTCGACATCGATGCCGCCACCCGTTCGCTCACGCGCCAGTTCGACACGCGCGATCTCTCGGGTTTCGGCTGTGATGGCCTGACGGCGGCGATCGGAGCAGCCGGAGCGCTGCTCGACTACGCGCGCGCCACCCAAGGAGTAGCCATTGCCCACGTCAGGTCGCTGCGGGTAGAGCATCCTGCTCGATTCGTACGCATGGACGCCGCCACGCGGCGCAATCTCGAGATCTCCGAGACCCTGCGCGGCGAATCTGCACCGACGTTGTTCTCGCTCCTCGACACCTGCGCCACCGGCATGGGAAGCCGTTGGCTGCGCCACGCGCTGCATCATCCGCTGCGCGAGCGCCAGTGCGTCGAAGAGCGCCTGTCGACGGTCGAAGCGCTGGCGGAGGTCCGCCAGCGCCTGAGCTCGGTGCTCTCACGATTCGCGGACATCGAACGAATCACGGCGCGTATTGCGCTCAAGAATGCAAGACCCAGGGATCTGTCCGGGCTGCGCGACTCGCTGGCGCAGCTCCCGGAACTCGCCTCCATTCTGAGCGCGGTGCGCGGCGGGCGCGCGCAGTTGCTGGCCAGCGGTCTGCAGCCCCAACCGCAGCTCTTCGAGCTGCTCTCGCGGGCGCTGCTTCCGGAGCCGGGACCGGCCATTCGCGAAGGCGGCGTGATCAACGACGGCTACGACGCGGAGCTCGACGAGCTGCGCGGCATCCGCGACAACGCCGCCCGGTTTCTGCTCGACCTGGAGTCACGGGAACGCGCCAGGACCGGCATCCAGAATCTGCGGGTGGAATACAACCGCATCCACGGGTTCTACATCGAAGTCACGCGCGCGCAGTCCGACAAGGTGCCGGACGACTATCGCCGGCGGCAAACCTTGAAGAACGCGGAGCGCTACATCACGCCGGAGCTAAAGGCCTTCGAAGACAAGGCGCTGTCCGCGCAGGAGCGGGCGCTGGCACGGGAGAAGGCGCTCTATGACGCACTGCTCGACTCTTTGTTGCAATGGCTGGCGCCGCTGCAACACATGGCCGCCGCCGTGGCCGAGCTGGATGCGCTCAACACTTTGAGCGAGCGCGCCGCCACCCTTGGCTACGTGCGGCCGCAATTCACCGCCGAGGAAAGGATCGAGATCGACGCCGGCCGCCATCCGGTGGTCGAGCAGCAGATCGACGAATTCATCGCCAACGACACGCGGCTGGCCCCCAACCGCCGGCTGCTGCTGATCACCGGCCCGAACATGGGTGGCAAGTCCACCTACATGCGCCAGGTCGCGCTCATCGTCCTGCTGGCCTATGCGGGCTCGTTCGTCCCGGCCCGGCGGGCGCTGATCGGACCGGTGGACCAGATCTTCACCCGCATCGGTGCGTCGGACGATCTGGCGGGCGGCCGTTCCACCTTCATGGTGGAGATGACCGAGGCGGCCGCCATCCTGCACAACGCCACGCGCCAGTCGCTGGTTCTGATGGACGAAGTCGGACGCGGAACCTCGACGTTCGACGGCATGGCGCTCGCGATTGCCATCGCCCGCTATCTGCTGGAGCAGAGCCAGAGCTATACGCTGTTCGCCACCCATTACTTCGAGCTGACCCGGCTGGCGGAGGAGTACCGGGACGTTGCGAACATCCACGTGTCCGCAGTGGAGCACAAGGACAGGATCGTGTTTCTGCACGCGGTCGAGGAAGGCCCCGCCTCGCAAAGCTACGGCATTCAGGTGGCTCAGCTCGCCGGCATCCCGACTTCGGTCGTGCGCGCCGCGAAAAGGCATCTCGCAAAGCTCGAGGAGGATGCCGCGGCGCGCAATCCCCAGGGCGATCTTTTCTCAGCGCCCCCGCAAGCGCCCGTCCCGGAGGATCACGCCGCGCTGGCGCTGCTGCGCAAGACCGATCCCGACTCGCTCACGCCGAAGGAAGCACTGGATCTGCTGTACCGGTTGCGCAAGCTCGCCGACGGCGCATAGGCTGCGCCGGTGCCTGCCATGGCCACCCAGAAACGCTACTTGGGTGTGGCGACCGTTTCGATGGCTTGTGGCTGTCCTTGCCGCGCCTGTGCGATTGCAACGGCCAGTTGATGCACGGCCATCGCGTAGTTCTTGCTGCGGTTGTAACGGGTAATGACGTAGAAATTGTTGAGCGACAACCAGTGCTCGTTGCCCTGCGCGTTCTCCAGCGTGAACACGCCGGCCGGCAGATCGGGCGGCAGTGCTTCCAGCGCCTCGACGCCCCGCATCTTCATCTCCGACACCGTCAGATGCGGCTTGACGCCCAGATCGACCAGGTGCTGCACGTCGTTCACCAGAAGCCGCGCCGGCACCGCCACGGCCTGGTCCTGCGCCCAGCCATGGTTTTTCAGGTAGTTGGCCACGCTGCCGACCACGTCCGCCACGTCGTTCCACAGATCGATGCGTCCGTCCGCGTTGAAGTCCACCGCGTAGCGCCGATAGCTGGAAGCGATGAACTGGGGCATGCCCATCGCTCCGGCGAACGATCCTTTGACCTGTAGCGGATCGAGGCTGTTCTCGCGAGAGAGCAGGAGAAATTCCTCGAGTTCCGAAAGAAAGAATTCATTGCGCCGCGGCCCATGAAAGCCCAGCGTGTACAGCGAATCGATCACGCGGAAATTTCCCAGGTGCCGCCCGTAAATGGTCTCGACGCCGAGAATGGCAACGATCACCTCCTCGGGCACGCCGTACGCCGCCCGCGCCTGCGCGAGTACCGCGTGATGGTCGCGCCAGAAAGCGACCCCGCCCTCGATGCGCAGCGGCGTAACGAAAAGGCTGCGGAACTGGTGCCAAGGCCGGCTGGTGGCCGGTGCGGTGAACGCTCTGATGACTCCGTCCTGCGGCTTGATCTGGCGAAAGGTCTCGCGCAGGCGTTCGGCGTCGAGTCCGTGCCGTTCCCGCAGCCGTTCGATGAAGGCTTCGACCGCCGGCGTGAGCGATACCCGGTCGGGCGCCTGGGCCGGTGCCGCGGTGATCAGCCCTGCACCCATGCCGGCCAGCAGCAGGACATTCATCGCAATGCGTCGATTCATTCCACCTCGCGATCGATGACCACGCGAACGCCTCGCGCGCCAGGCCTGATCTCGGCGCTGTAGCCCTCCAGATCGCCGCTCGAAGTCTGCGCCTCGCCGCTCTTCGACACTCTGGCACCGACCACCACGCGCGAAGCCGAGGAGAGATTCGCCCCCGGCGTCATGGCCATCGTGTCATCCAGGGTGAAATCATACGGAAGGTTCTTTACCTGCAGACGAAGGACGGCAAGCGGCGCGCGTGCTCCATCGGCCGAACGCGCAAAGACGAATACCGTGTCGTCGGGTCCGGCGCGCGCGGCAAGTTCGGGGGCAAGGCTGACCGTGCCGGAGACCTTGCTTCCCGCGACCGCGCCGCCCATCCTGGATCTGGCCTGCGCAATGGCCGATCGCAGCGCCGGGCCGAGCTCCGGCTCTGCGTCGGAGATGGCGAGCAGACGCTCCCAGTAGGCGATCGCCGCCTTGTAGTCCCCGCGGGTGAACGCCGCGCCGCCGGCCAGCGCCAGCGCCTTTTGGTGGCGCGGGTCGAGCTGCAGCGCGCGTTCGAGAATCCGGGTCGGCTCACCGGAGAGCTTGCCGCCCTTGACGATGGCCAGCGCTTCCGCGTAATCGGTCAGCGTGTTCGCATCCTGCGGCCGCAGCCGCGCCGCTTCTCCCCAGGCCCGCGCCGAATCCTCATAGCGTTCCAGCGCCTTGTAGGCGCGCCCGAGCATGACCCATCCCTCCCAGTCGTCGGGTTGTTCCTTCAGCCGGGCGGCGAGCTGTTCGGTCATGCTCTGGAACTGCTCCGG
This window contains:
- the mutS gene encoding DNA mismatch repair protein MutS; protein product: MQQYLRIKAQHPDKLLFYRMGDFYELFYEDAERAAKLLDITLTTRGVSAGAPVKMAGVPCHSVDQYLARLVKLGEAVAICEQIGDPGASRGPVERRVTRIVTPGTLTDAALLEEKRDNYLASLNPGRDLLGLAWLSLASGRFAVAEVAPAQLGAELQRLQPAELLVPEDFAHQALTDLDRFIRRLPAWQFDIDAATRSLTRQFDTRDLSGFGCDGLTAAIGAAGALLDYARATQGVAIAHVRSLRVEHPARFVRMDAATRRNLEISETLRGESAPTLFSLLDTCATGMGSRWLRHALHHPLRERQCVEERLSTVEALAEVRQRLSSVLSRFADIERITARIALKNARPRDLSGLRDSLAQLPELASILSAVRGGRAQLLASGLQPQPQLFELLSRALLPEPGPAIREGGVINDGYDAELDELRGIRDNAARFLLDLESRERARTGIQNLRVEYNRIHGFYIEVTRAQSDKVPDDYRRRQTLKNAERYITPELKAFEDKALSAQERALAREKALYDALLDSLLQWLAPLQHMAAAVAELDALNTLSERAATLGYVRPQFTAEERIEIDAGRHPVVEQQIDEFIANDTRLAPNRRLLLITGPNMGGKSTYMRQVALIVLLAYAGSFVPARRALIGPVDQIFTRIGASDDLAGGRSTFMVEMTEAAAILHNATRQSLVLMDEVGRGTSTFDGMALAIAIARYLLEQSQSYTLFATHYFELTRLAEEYRDVANIHVSAVEHKDRIVFLHAVEEGPASQSYGIQVAQLAGIPTSVVRAAKRHLAKLEEDAAARNPQGDLFSAPPQAPVPEDHAALALLRKTDPDSLTPKEALDLLYRLRKLADGA
- the mltB gene encoding lytic murein transglycosylase B — protein: MNRRIAMNVLLLAGMGAGLITAAPAQAPDRVSLTPAVEAFIERLRERHGLDAERLRETFRQIKPQDGVIRAFTAPATSRPWHQFRSLFVTPLRIEGGVAFWRDHHAVLAQARAAYGVPEEVIVAILGVETIYGRHLGNFRVIDSLYTLGFHGPRRNEFFLSELEEFLLLSRENSLDPLQVKGSFAGAMGMPQFIASSYRRYAVDFNADGRIDLWNDVADVVGSVANYLKNHGWAQDQAVAVPARLLVNDVQHLVDLGVKPHLTVSEMKMRGVEALEALPPDLPAGVFTLENAQGNEHWLSLNNFYVITRYNRSKNYAMAVHQLAVAIAQARQGQPQAIETVATPK
- the ccmI gene encoding c-type cytochrome biogenesis protein CcmI encodes the protein MSWQFLVSAAALLLVALASVLWPLLRRPARPLIAPGRSNLEVLRDALAELESDRRMGLIDRDQYDRARTDLERRVLEETDVATSPQESGHRRIVVAGAVGLGMPLAAALLYLALGAHEAIETSSSAAVSPVTPEQFQSMTEQLAARLKEQPDDWEGWVMLGRAYKALERYEDSARAWGEAARLRPQDANTLTDYAEALAIVKGGKLSGEPTRILERALQLDPRHQKALALAGGAAFTRGDYKAAIAYWERLLAISDAEPELGPALRSAIAQARSRMGGAVAGSKVSGTVSLAPELAARAGPDDTVFVFARSADGARAPLAVLRLQVKNLPYDFTLDDTMAMTPGANLSSASRVVVGARVSKSGEAQTSSGDLEGYSAEIRPGARGVRVVIDREVE